A genomic window from Alkalihalobacillus sp. AL-G includes:
- a CDS encoding glycohydrolase toxin TNT-related protein (This protein contains a domain related to Tuberculosis Necrotizing Toxin, which is the C-terminal effector domain of outer membrane channel protein CpnT, and which has a lethal NAD+-glycohydrolase activity.) yields MKGQYIDSFVYLFQNTGKVLNGSATKKEARAYGKNMVLATQAVLSMIAPGAGAAKGMSKLITEVKDFAKGMEAAKRSGLGSDNPIDEFDDSDIYEVAASSMPDEGINKIQTTAIQTYWPPNRGFLGTPKTETLQKGTLIDRYGSEYGSFVSIKGTPFQMRALHLKLIKSLIVFMK; encoded by the coding sequence TTGAAAGGCCAATACATTGACTCGTTCGTCTACCTGTTCCAGAATACAGGAAAGGTCTTAAATGGGTCCGCCACGAAGAAGGAAGCACGGGCGTATGGAAAAAATATGGTCCTAGCAACTCAAGCGGTCTTGAGCATGATCGCACCTGGAGCCGGAGCCGCCAAGGGAATGTCCAAACTCATCACCGAGGTAAAAGACTTTGCGAAGGGTATGGAAGCTGCGAAGAGAAGCGGTCTAGGAAGCGATAACCCAATCGATGAATTTGATGATAGCGACATTTACGAAGTGGCAGCAAGTAGCATGCCTGATGAGGGTATAAATAAAATCCAGACAACTGCTATACAAACATATTGGCCACCTAATAGAGGTTTTTTAGGAACTCCCAAAACTGAAACTTTACAAAAGGGTACATTAATAGATAGATACGGTAGTGAATATGGTAGTTTTGTATCCATAAAAGGAACACCTTTTCAAATGAGGGCTTTACACCTGAAGCTAATCAAAAGCCTTATAGTGTTTATGAAGTAA
- a CDS encoding HEAT repeat domain-containing protein, with product MNLNEAVDFLKENQPLPDDRVLETNSEILEKFNEVRKYFLGNPNLICIPLFINSFGNGSGFGIYQLIEDVLLKYSPEQVIPHLIKGLNSEKYGIKYWSTQIASSFPDKKLIEPLAKLLTDKASDVRYAAIVALAEIDDKRALDLIKNAQKQEEDTEVLELIEEVISNLKI from the coding sequence ATGAATTTAAATGAGGCAGTAGATTTTTTAAAGGAAAATCAACCTCTCCCTGATGATAGGGTATTGGAAACGAATTCTGAGATACTCGAAAAATTTAATGAAGTACGAAAATATTTTTTAGGGAATCCTAATCTCATTTGTATCCCATTATTTATAAACTCATTTGGAAATGGCAGCGGGTTTGGGATATATCAGCTTATAGAGGATGTGCTATTAAAGTATTCTCCGGAACAAGTAATACCTCATTTAATAAAAGGGTTAAATAGTGAGAAATATGGTATAAAATATTGGAGCACACAAATAGCTTCTTCATTTCCTGACAAAAAACTAATTGAGCCCCTTGCAAAATTACTTACAGATAAGGCATCTGATGTAAGGTATGCGGCAATTGTAGCATTAGCTGAAATTGATGATAAAAGGGCTTTAGATTTAATAAAAAATGCACAAAAGCAAGAAGAAGATACTGAAGTGCTTGAGCTTATTGAAGAAGTTATCAGTAATTTAAAAATATAG
- a CDS encoding SMI1/KNR4 family protein — translation MNKYDEIQKLIAEAEDSVEFADYGEGISEEWIIKAEERLGFRLPNSYKWWLRNYGGGEIYGEEIFSIYEQDFDTVVGGDIVYNYELNMKNKNYSNEKVVICEANDDVFYFDLSKRKDENELPIYSLNDNKKYADDFIEFLKKRMTEKYF, via the coding sequence ATGAATAAGTATGATGAGATACAAAAGCTAATTGCTGAAGCTGAGGATTCGGTTGAATTCGCAGATTATGGAGAGGGGATTTCTGAAGAATGGATAATAAAAGCTGAAGAGCGACTAGGTTTTAGACTTCCTAATTCTTACAAATGGTGGTTAAGAAACTATGGTGGTGGAGAAATCTATGGTGAAGAGATATTTAGTATTTATGAACAAGATTTTGATACTGTTGTCGGTGGAGATATAGTGTATAATTATGAATTAAACATGAAAAATAAAAATTACAGTAACGAAAAAGTTGTAATTTGTGAAGCAAATGATGATGTTTTTTATTTTGATCTATCTAAAAGAAAAGATGAAAATGAATTACCAATCTATTCTTTGAATGATAATAAAAAATATGCAGATGATTTTATTGAATTTTTAAAGAAAAGAATGACAGAAAAATATTTTTAA
- a CDS encoding DUF2071 domain-containing protein yields the protein MQTPSIQGLIKRRFLINYHLDPEVAGKLLPKPFRPKVKKSKAIIGICLIRLENIRPSSISTIPFGLSSENAAHRIAVEWDEDGQIKEGVYIFRRDTNSFINTIAGGRLFPGEYSVTLRSTKSIKKSNL from the coding sequence ATGCAAACACCATCAATTCAGGGTTTGATTAAAAGAAGGTTTCTTATCAATTATCACCTGGACCCAGAGGTAGCGGGGAAACTTCTCCCCAAACCATTCCGTCCAAAGGTTAAAAAATCAAAGGCTATCATCGGAATCTGTTTAATTAGGTTGGAAAATATCCGCCCGTCTTCAATATCCACGATTCCTTTTGGTCTATCCAGTGAGAATGCAGCACATCGGATCGCGGTAGAGTGGGACGAAGACGGACAAATAAAAGAAGGAGTTTATATATTCAGGCGAGATACCAATTCCTTCATTAACACGATTGCAGGAGGGAGACTGTTCCCCGGAGAATATAGCGTAACTTTGCGATCAACGAAATCGATAAAAAAATCGAATTTATGA
- a CDS encoding HNH/ENDO VII family nuclease, which yields MAKLITKVKDFSKGMKAARAPKAANSRPSKGTNEFRLGGPGYLQTFASKGTGETAKSVNKYWDNVIEFNGNKVYPRNDLFDPNTISSWKVKGKTVTGTNAERMASGRAPIGYDGKSINLHHLTQTQSGSITEVGQSFHQKYYSILHINTGGLPSGINRAEFDAWKKGYWINRSNDFMQ from the coding sequence ATGGCCAAGCTCATCACCAAGGTCAAAGATTTTTCAAAGGGTATGAAAGCTGCCAGAGCTCCGAAGGCCGCAAATAGCAGGCCGAGTAAGGGGACTAATGAATTTAGATTAGGAGGACCTGGTTACTTACAAACTTTTGCCTCTAAGGGTACGGGTGAAACTGCTAAGTCAGTTAACAAGTATTGGGATAACGTTATAGAATTTAATGGTAATAAGGTGTATCCTAGAAATGACTTATTTGACCCTAATACGATAAGTTCTTGGAAGGTAAAGGGAAAAACGGTTACTGGCACAAATGCTGAAAGAATGGCATCTGGGAGAGCTCCAATAGGATATGATGGTAAATCAATAAATCTACATCATTTAACCCAGACCCAGTCGGGATCTATTACTGAAGTTGGTCAGTCTTTTCATCAAAAATATTACTCTATACTTCATATTAATACTGGGGGATTACCATCTGGGATAAATAGGGCAGAATTTGATGCTTGGAAAAAAGGATATTGGATTAATAGATCTAATGATTTTATGCAATAA
- a CDS encoding DUF6232 family protein, whose product MVGLISFFSAFLSNEDILVSDTRLVVDDQVYPIRGITYIELETKEPSSPLGLILACAFFFMLGIFQGNIIISVISVMIGFLIIRAFSRSATSYTLLLDTASGKVEAFSDDEYEEVERIYKALNEAIVYRG is encoded by the coding sequence ATTGTTGGTCTGATTTCGTTTTTTTCAGCATTTTTATCTAATGAAGATATTCTTGTCAGTGATACTCGCTTAGTCGTCGATGATCAAGTGTATCCTATTAGGGGGATCACTTATATCGAATTAGAAACAAAGGAACCCAGTTCTCCACTTGGTTTGATTCTAGCATGTGCATTCTTTTTTATGTTGGGGATCTTTCAGGGCAATATAATAATCTCTGTGATAAGTGTAATGATTGGGTTTCTTATCATTCGGGCTTTTTCTAGATCTGCTACTTCTTATACTTTGCTTCTTGATACAGCTTCAGGTAAAGTAGAGGCTTTTTCAGATGATGAGTATGAGGAAGTTGAACGAATTTACAAAGCATTAAACGAAGCAATCGTTTATAGAGGATAA